The Amycolatopsis nigrescens CSC17Ta-90 genomic interval CCTCGCCAGAAATGGGCAAAAGGTAAGGCTCACCTCAATTATTCTCCGGTTGCGGGTGCGGTATCGCGGTGGCAGCGTTTTCGGCGCTGACGCATTCCCACCACATCACCAGCGAGGTGCGCCATGACCACCACCGACATGCCCGTTGTCCATGAATGCACCGTCACCGGATGCTCCTACAACCACGACGGCTGCCACGCGTACGCCATCACCGTCGGCGGCAACAACGGCGCCGCCGACTGCGGCACCTTCGTCTCACTGTCCACAAAGGGCGGCCTGGACAAGGTCGTCGCGCAGGTGGGCGCCTGCTCCAGGGCCGACTGCGCCTACAACTCGGACCTGGAGTGCACAGCGTCCGGCGTGCGCGTCGGGCCGGGCAGCGGCGGCCACGCGGCCAACTGCCTGACCTACACCACCTGACCGGTCAACTTCGCCGGGTTGAGCACCGCCCGCACCGCGGCCACGCGGTCGCCGCCCGACGTCA includes:
- a CDS encoding DUF1540 domain-containing protein, yielding MTTTDMPVVHECTVTGCSYNHDGCHAYAITVGGNNGAADCGTFVSLSTKGGLDKVVAQVGACSRADCAYNSDLECTASGVRVGPGSGGHAANCLTYTT